The proteins below are encoded in one region of Oncorhynchus nerka isolate Pitt River linkage group LG15, Oner_Uvic_2.0, whole genome shotgun sequence:
- the LOC115143490 gene encoding transcriptional enhancer factor TEF-5-like isoform X6, with protein sequence MNLDQASKDKALQNMAALSSAQIVSPSLIKSQLPPLPHSPYPPQARFWPGPIPGQPGPSQELILELNQGRTPGFGRTSYAIKPFAPSPYTTLPGPPPPPISNYEPLAPPLPPAATAVPVWQDRTIASSKLRMLEYSAFMEVQRDPDNYSKHLFVHIGQTNPSYSDPLLEAVDIRQIYDKFPEKKGGLKELYEKGPQNAFFLVKFWADLNSSGMQDGPGSFYGVSSQYSSSENMTITVSTKVCSFGKQVVEKVETEYARMEGGKSVYRIHRSPMCEYMINFIHKLKHLPEKYMMNSVLENFTILQVVTDRDTQETLLCIAFVFEVSTSEHGAQYHVYRLVKD encoded by the exons ATGAATTTG GACCAGGCATCTAAAGACAAGGCCCTCCAGAACATGGCAGCGTTGTCGTCTGCTCAGATTGTGTCTCCGAGCCTGATCAAGAGCCAGCTACCCCCACTGCCCCACTCTCCCTACCCCCCGCAAGCCAGG TTTTGGCCAGGCCCTATCCCAGGACAACCTGGCCCCTCTCAGGA GCTGATTCTAGAGCTCAACCAGGGAAGGACTCCTGGGTTTGGCCGCACCAGCTATGC TATCAAACCTTTTGCACCGTCTCCATACACAACTCTACCaggccctccccctccccctataTCAA actaTGAGCCTTtggcaccccccctccccccggcTGCTACGGCGGTGCCCGTGTGGCAGGACCGGACCATCGCCTCCTCCAAGCTGCGGATGCTAGAGTACTCTGCCTTCATGGAGGTGCAGAGGGACCCTGACAAC TACAGCAAACACCTGTTTGTCCACATTGGCCAGACCAACCCGTCCTACAGCGACCCTCTGCTGGAGGCAGTGGACATCAGGCAGATCTACGACAAGTTCCCAGAGAAGAAGGGCGGACTCAAAGAGCTTTATGAGAAAGGCCCACAGAACGCCTTTTTCCTAGTCAAATTTTGG GCGGATCTCAACAGCAGTGGCATGCAGGATGGCCCAGGCTCCTTCTACGGAGTCAGCAGCCAATACAGCAGCTCTGAGAACATGACCATCACCGTCTCCACCAAAGTCTGCTCCTTCGGCAAACAGGTGGTCGAGAAAGTAGAG ACAGAGTACGCccggatggagggagggaagagtgtCTACAGGATCCACCGCTCTCCCATGTGCGAGTACATGATCAACTTCATCCACAAGCTCAAACACCTGCCAGAAAAATACATGATGAACAGTGTTCTGGAAAACTTCACTATACTTCAG GTGGTGACAGACCGTGACACTCAGGAGACCTTGCTGTGTATAGCGTTTGTGTTCGAGGTCTCAACGAGTGAACACGGGGCACAGTACCACGTCTACAGGCTCGTAAAAGACTGA